The following are encoded in a window of Bacillus sp. SORGH_AS_0510 genomic DNA:
- a CDS encoding NYN domain-containing protein produces MDILLVDGYNIIGAWPELRVLKERDLPAARDRLIERMAEYQAFSGFRVIVVFDAHFVQGTEKKYKNHQVEVIFTKENETADERIEKMAISLSNRKTQIHVATSDFTEQWAIFGQGALRKSARELLIEMSTIEKGIEKSVKKIQEKKPVSKIPISEELAEIFEKWRRGQK; encoded by the coding sequence ATGGATATTCTGCTTGTCGACGGATATAACATTATCGGAGCCTGGCCGGAGCTAAGGGTGCTGAAGGAAAGGGATTTACCAGCTGCACGCGATCGGCTGATAGAAAGAATGGCTGAATATCAAGCGTTCTCGGGTTTTCGTGTCATTGTTGTATTTGATGCCCATTTTGTGCAAGGAACAGAAAAGAAATATAAGAACCATCAGGTAGAAGTTATTTTTACGAAAGAAAATGAAACAGCCGATGAGCGGATTGAGAAAATGGCCATTAGCCTTAGTAATCGTAAGACACAGATTCATGTAGCGACATCTGATTTTACGGAACAATGGGCCATTTTTGGACAAGGAGCCCTCAGGAAATCCGCTCGAGAGCTGCTCATTGAAATGTCGACCATAGAAAAGGGAATTGAAAAAAGCGTAAAGAAAATTCAAGAGAAAAAACCCGTATCCAAAATACCGATCAGTGAGGAACTTGCAGAAATTTTTGAAAAATGGCGCCGAGGACAGAAATGA
- the gltX gene encoding glutamate--tRNA ligase produces the protein MSNEVRVRYAPSPTGHLHIGNARTALFNYLFARSNQGKFIIRIEDTDKKRNIEGGEESQLKYLKWLGMDWDESVDVGGEYGPYRQSERNDIYETYYNQLLESGQAYKCYCTEEELEAEREAQTERGETPQYSGKCRHLTLEDRQRLESEGRQPSIRIAVPEGKTYTFDDMVKGTVSFESEGMGDWVIIKKDGTPTYNFAVTVDDYLMKISHVLRGDDHISNTPKQLMVYEALGWEAPIFGHMTLIVNESRKKLSKRDESIIQFIEQYEELGYLPEALFNFITLLGWSPAGEEEIFSKEEFIEIFDATRLSKSPALFDKQKLTWMNNQYMKKVELDRVVELSVPHLVKAGRISENMTDEQHEWVRGLVALLQEKMSFGAEIVELSDMFFKDEAVYEEDAKEILTGEQVPEVLQAFSSELDQLDSFKADGIKAAMKAVQKSTGQKGKNLFMPIRAAVTGQTHGPDLPQAIELLGKQKVQMRINQIIG, from the coding sequence ATGTCAAACGAAGTTCGTGTAAGATACGCTCCAAGTCCAACTGGACATTTACATATTGGAAATGCCCGTACCGCGTTATTCAATTACTTGTTTGCACGTAGCAATCAAGGGAAATTTATTATTCGAATTGAAGATACGGATAAGAAGCGGAATATTGAAGGCGGAGAAGAAAGCCAACTTAAATATTTAAAATGGCTTGGCATGGATTGGGATGAGAGTGTCGATGTCGGAGGAGAATACGGTCCGTATCGCCAATCTGAAAGAAATGATATTTATGAAACATATTACAATCAATTATTAGAGAGCGGCCAGGCATATAAGTGTTATTGTACGGAAGAAGAGCTGGAAGCAGAGCGTGAAGCGCAAACCGAAAGAGGAGAAACACCTCAATATTCCGGCAAGTGCCGTCATCTGACGCTAGAAGACCGTCAGCGTTTAGAAAGTGAAGGCCGTCAGCCGAGCATTCGTATTGCTGTTCCTGAAGGAAAAACCTATACCTTTGATGATATGGTAAAAGGGACTGTTTCCTTTGAATCAGAGGGTATGGGTGACTGGGTAATTATTAAAAAGGATGGAACGCCAACTTATAACTTTGCAGTAACCGTCGATGATTACCTAATGAAAATTTCACATGTGCTTCGTGGAGATGACCATATCTCTAACACACCAAAACAGTTAATGGTGTATGAAGCATTGGGCTGGGAAGCTCCAATTTTTGGGCACATGACATTAATTGTGAATGAGAGCCGTAAGAAGCTAAGTAAAAGGGATGAGTCGATTATTCAATTCATTGAGCAATATGAAGAATTGGGTTACCTTCCAGAAGCATTATTTAACTTTATTACCCTGCTTGGGTGGTCACCTGCTGGTGAAGAAGAAATTTTTTCTAAAGAAGAGTTCATTGAAATTTTTGATGCAACTAGACTTTCCAAGTCACCTGCTTTATTCGATAAGCAAAAGCTTACTTGGATGAACAACCAATACATGAAAAAGGTAGAGCTGGATAGGGTGGTTGAACTGTCCGTACCTCATTTAGTCAAAGCTGGACGAATCAGTGAGAATATGACGGATGAACAGCATGAGTGGGTAAGAGGCCTAGTTGCTCTTTTACAAGAAAAAATGAGCTTTGGTGCTGAGATTGTGGAACTGTCTGACATGTTCTTTAAGGATGAGGCTGTATACGAAGAAGATGCAAAGGAAATTCTAACAGGAGAACAAGTTCCTGAAGTGTTACAAGCATTTTCCTCTGAGTTAGATCAATTAGACAGCTTCAAGGCAGACGGAATAAAAGCAGCGATGAAAGCTGTTCAAAAGTCTACAGGCCAAAAAGGAAAAAATCTTTTCATGCCAATTCGTGCAGCTGTAACAGGACAGACTCATGGACCAGACCTTCCACAAGCGATTGAGCTTTTAGGGAAACAAAAAGTCCAAATGAGAATTAATCAAATTATTGGTTAA
- the radA gene encoding DNA repair protein RadA yields the protein MAKRKTKFMCQECGYESPKWMGKCPGCGQWNSMVEEVEVTGTTRRGAFAHTPGGSNILTKPMPITSIEMENEPRILTDLNELNRVLGGGVVKGSLVLIGGDPGIGKSTLLLQVSSQLANKGNQVLYISGEESLRQTKLRAERLGIKSENLLVYSETNLDEINRTIDSTNPSFVIIDSIQTVFHPDVTSAPGSVSQVRECTSELMRIGKTKGIAIFIVGHVTKEGSIAGPRLLEHMVDTVLYFEGERHHTYRILRAVKNRFGSTNEMGIFEMKEFGLEEVENPSEIFLEERSRGAAGSTVVASMEGTRPVLVEIQALISPTSFGNPRRMATGIDHNRVPLLMAVLEKRVGMLLQNQDAYLKVAGGVKLDEPAIDLAVAVSIASSFRDKPTRPTDCIIGEVGLTGEVRRVSRIEQRVQEAAKLGFERVILPENNLGGWKAPKGVQLIGVSSVGQALQAALGG from the coding sequence ATGGCAAAACGAAAAACAAAATTTATGTGTCAGGAGTGCGGATATGAATCTCCAAAATGGATGGGGAAATGTCCAGGCTGCGGACAATGGAACTCAATGGTTGAAGAAGTCGAAGTTACGGGTACAACAAGAAGAGGGGCGTTTGCTCACACTCCAGGCGGTTCAAACATCTTAACCAAGCCCATGCCGATTACTTCTATTGAAATGGAAAATGAACCAAGGATATTAACCGATTTGAATGAACTAAACCGTGTACTTGGCGGTGGTGTAGTAAAGGGTTCATTAGTGTTAATTGGAGGAGACCCTGGGATTGGGAAATCTACCTTGTTATTGCAAGTATCTTCCCAGTTGGCTAATAAGGGGAATCAGGTATTATACATATCTGGAGAGGAGTCGTTAAGGCAAACAAAGCTCCGCGCAGAACGGTTAGGGATCAAATCAGAAAACTTATTAGTCTACTCAGAGACTAATTTAGATGAAATTAACCGTACAATTGATAGCACTAATCCAAGCTTTGTAATTATTGACTCAATCCAAACCGTTTTTCATCCAGATGTGACATCCGCTCCAGGGAGTGTATCACAGGTTCGTGAATGTACGTCTGAATTAATGCGAATCGGAAAAACCAAAGGCATTGCTATATTTATCGTGGGTCATGTGACTAAGGAAGGTTCTATTGCGGGACCGAGACTATTAGAACACATGGTAGATACTGTGCTTTATTTTGAAGGAGAGCGCCATCATACTTATCGGATTTTAAGGGCAGTTAAAAATCGATTTGGATCCACCAATGAAATGGGTATTTTTGAAATGAAAGAATTCGGTCTTGAAGAAGTAGAAAACCCATCGGAAATATTTCTTGAAGAACGTTCCCGTGGGGCAGCCGGGTCAACCGTGGTGGCATCGATGGAGGGAACACGACCGGTCCTAGTTGAAATTCAGGCCTTAATCTCGCCGACAAGCTTTGGGAACCCGCGAAGAATGGCAACGGGTATTGATCATAACCGTGTGCCCCTGTTAATGGCCGTTTTGGAAAAAAGAGTGGGGATGCTGTTACAGAACCAGGATGCTTATTTAAAAGTGGCTGGCGGCGTCAAGTTAGATGAGCCTGCAATTGATTTAGCAGTGGCAGTAAGCATAGCTTCGAGCTTTAGGGATAAGCCTACACGACCGACTGATTGTATTATTGGGGAAGTAGGGCTAACAGGTGAAGTACGAAGGGTTTCCCGAATAGAGCAGCGTGTTCAAGAAGCAGCAAAATTAGGGTTTGAGCGTGTCATCTTACCTGAAAACAATCTAGGTGGCTGGAAGGCCCCAAAAGGAGTTCAGCTAATAGGCGTTTCTTCCGTTGGTCAGGCACTTCAAGCAGCATTGGGAGGGTAG
- the cysS gene encoding cysteine--tRNA ligase, producing MAIQIYNTLSRKKETFVPLEEGKVKMYVCGPTVYNYIHIGNARPAIVFDTVRRYLEYRDYDVHYVSNFTDVDDKLIRAANQLGEDVPTIADRFINAYFEDVTALGCAKADVHPRVMENMDIIIEFISQLIDKGYAYESEGDVYFRTRHFDDYGKLSHQSIDELRVGARIEVGDKKQDDLDFALWKAAKEGEIYWESPWGLGRPGWHIECSAMAKKYLGETIDIHAGGQDLTFPHHENEIAQSEALSGKLFSRYWMHNGYINIDNEKMSKSLGNFVLVHDIIKKHNPQVLRFFMLSVHYRNPINYSEELLESTKAAFERLTTSYQNLQHRREASTDLTDNNQEWLDKIAAAKDQFIEAMDDDFNTAKAISVLFDLSKLANYYLLEKNTATAVIDAFTAQFQELFQVLGLTLGSEELLDEEIDALIEKRNQARKDRNFQLSDQIRDQLKEMNIILEDTPQGTRWKRG from the coding sequence ATGGCCATTCAAATTTATAATACACTGTCTCGGAAAAAAGAAACATTCGTACCGCTAGAAGAAGGAAAAGTAAAAATGTATGTATGCGGTCCGACGGTTTATAATTATATTCATATAGGAAATGCGCGCCCGGCAATTGTCTTCGATACAGTGAGACGCTACTTAGAATATCGTGACTACGATGTCCATTACGTTTCGAATTTTACAGATGTCGATGATAAATTGATCCGTGCGGCCAATCAATTAGGGGAAGATGTACCGACGATTGCGGACCGATTTATTAATGCTTACTTTGAAGATGTGACGGCATTAGGTTGTGCAAAAGCAGATGTCCATCCTCGAGTAATGGAAAATATGGATATCATAATTGAATTTATCAGCCAGTTAATTGATAAAGGCTATGCCTATGAATCAGAAGGAGATGTATATTTCCGCACAAGACACTTTGATGATTACGGCAAGCTTTCGCATCAATCAATCGATGAATTGCGTGTCGGCGCGAGGATTGAAGTGGGAGATAAAAAACAAGATGACTTAGACTTTGCTCTTTGGAAAGCAGCGAAGGAAGGGGAAATCTATTGGGAAAGCCCATGGGGACTTGGAAGACCGGGCTGGCATATTGAATGCTCGGCGATGGCTAAAAAGTATCTTGGTGAGACGATTGACATTCATGCAGGAGGACAGGACTTAACCTTCCCGCATCATGAAAATGAAATTGCTCAATCGGAAGCTTTGAGTGGAAAACTTTTCTCGCGTTACTGGATGCATAACGGGTATATCAATATCGATAATGAAAAAATGTCAAAATCACTTGGGAACTTTGTATTAGTGCATGACATTATCAAAAAACATAATCCTCAGGTATTACGATTCTTTATGTTATCGGTTCATTACCGTAACCCGATTAACTATAGTGAGGAATTATTGGAAAGCACCAAGGCAGCTTTTGAACGGTTAACTACTTCATATCAGAATTTACAGCATAGAAGAGAGGCAAGCACAGATTTAACCGATAATAATCAAGAGTGGCTGGATAAAATTGCGGCAGCAAAGGATCAGTTTATTGAAGCGATGGATGATGACTTTAATACTGCAAAAGCAATCTCTGTCTTATTCGATCTATCTAAATTAGCGAATTATTATCTTTTAGAGAAAAATACAGCGACGGCGGTCATTGATGCTTTCACAGCGCAATTCCAAGAGTTATTCCAGGTATTAGGGCTAACATTGGGAAGTGAAGAATTGTTGGACGAAGAAATCGATGCATTAATTGAAAAAAGAAATCAGGCAAGGAAGGACCGCAATTTCCAACTGTCTGACCAAATTAGAGATCAATTGAAAGAAATGAATATCATTCTAGAAGATACACCGCAGGGTACAAGATGGAAAAGAGGCTAA
- the rlmB gene encoding 23S rRNA (guanosine(2251)-2'-O)-methyltransferase RlmB, with translation MSQEYIVGKNPVIEALKSERDINKILIAEGSQRGQMQQITQLAKEANVLVQFVPKKKIDQISDENHQGVLAYVAAYQYAEIDDLFQAAEKRNETPFFLLLDEIEDPHNLGSIMRTADAVGAHGIIIPKRRAVGLTATVAKASTGAIEYIPVARVTNMARTIDELKERGLWIAGTDAKGELDYRQLDGTLPLGLVIGSEGKGMGRLIRDKCDFLINLPMVGKVTSLNASVAASLLMYEVYRKRNPLER, from the coding sequence ATGAGTCAGGAATATATCGTAGGAAAAAATCCAGTCATTGAAGCCCTTAAATCAGAGAGGGATATTAATAAAATATTAATTGCTGAAGGATCGCAGCGTGGTCAAATGCAGCAAATTACCCAATTAGCTAAAGAAGCGAACGTGCTTGTTCAGTTTGTGCCAAAGAAAAAGATTGATCAAATTTCGGATGAAAACCATCAGGGAGTCCTTGCATACGTGGCTGCCTATCAATATGCAGAAATTGATGACTTATTCCAAGCGGCAGAAAAGAGAAATGAAACACCGTTCTTTTTACTGTTGGATGAAATTGAGGACCCGCATAATCTGGGATCCATCATGCGGACGGCAGATGCAGTAGGCGCACACGGTATTATCATTCCCAAGCGAAGGGCAGTTGGGCTGACTGCCACGGTTGCAAAAGCCTCAACAGGAGCGATTGAGTATATACCAGTAGCACGTGTTACCAATATGGCACGTACCATCGATGAATTAAAGGAACGAGGATTATGGATTGCTGGTACGGATGCTAAGGGAGAGTTAGATTATCGACAGTTGGATGGAACACTCCCACTTGGCTTGGTAATTGGCAGTGAAGGAAAAGGAATGGGACGACTTATTCGGGACAAATGTGATTTCCTTATCAATTTGCCAATGGTAGGAAAGGTCACCTCTCTAAATGCCTCAGTTGCAGCATCTTTGCTCATGTATGAGGTATACCGTAAACGCAATCCTCTCGAGAGGTAG
- a CDS encoding Mini-ribonuclease 3, which yields MLEYEETVDAKQLNSLALAYMGDAVFETYVRRHLLFSGKVRPHHLHRAGTQYVSAKAQCHILFQMMDAHLLTEEETAVVMRGRNAKSGTVPKNTDVQTYRYSTAFEALMGYLFLQGRTERLEELIEKAFTYVEEQKGGTVG from the coding sequence ATGCTTGAGTACGAAGAAACAGTTGATGCTAAACAATTGAATAGCCTTGCACTTGCTTATATGGGAGATGCGGTCTTTGAAACGTATGTCAGACGTCACCTGCTCTTTAGCGGGAAAGTAAGACCGCATCATTTACACCGTGCCGGAACCCAGTATGTCTCGGCGAAAGCCCAATGTCACATTCTTTTTCAAATGATGGATGCACATCTGCTAACCGAAGAAGAAACGGCCGTAGTTATGCGAGGAAGAAATGCGAAATCAGGGACAGTCCCCAAAAATACGGATGTTCAAACCTATCGTTACAGCACTGCCTTTGAAGCATTGATGGGGTACTTGTTTTTACAGGGCCGGACAGAGCGTCTAGAAGAGCTTATTGAAAAAGCCTTTACCTATGTTGAAGAACAGAAAGGAGGTACAGTTGGATGA
- a CDS encoding PIN/TRAM domain-containing protein, producing MLKRIVQACFLIMGGTLGILLLPELFRLLHMNDIPLINNSYVTAILGAIIFYLITFWAVDYVFNFIKWAEDSLVKVPVTDVLFGSLGLIFGLFVAFLLGFALNAVQVPILNAVAPILLTLLFGYLGFQVGFKKRDELLGLFGNRSQKKKANDEEVEKAAGKAMKILDTSVIIDGRVADICQTGFLEGTIVIPQFVLEELQHIADSSDVLKRNRGRRGLDILNRIQKELAIKVEIYEGDFEEISEVDSKLVKLAKLTNGILVTNDFNLNKVCELQNVSVLNINDLANAVKPVVLPGEELTVQVIKDGKEYHQGVAYLDDGTMIVVEEGREYIGKRIEVLVTSVLQTSAGRMIFAKPKLLEKAL from the coding sequence ATGTTAAAACGAATTGTGCAGGCATGCTTCCTCATAATGGGAGGTACGCTTGGTATATTGTTATTACCGGAGTTGTTCAGACTTCTCCATATGAATGACATTCCACTTATAAATAACTCATATGTTACTGCTATTTTAGGTGCTATTATATTTTATCTTATTACCTTTTGGGCAGTAGATTACGTCTTTAATTTTATTAAATGGGCGGAAGATTCGTTAGTAAAAGTACCTGTAACAGATGTCCTTTTTGGTAGTTTAGGCCTCATTTTTGGTTTATTTGTCGCCTTTTTATTGGGCTTTGCGCTTAATGCTGTTCAAGTGCCAATTTTAAATGCAGTTGCTCCAATCTTACTAACCTTACTGTTTGGATATCTTGGTTTCCAGGTAGGCTTTAAAAAGCGGGATGAGCTATTAGGGTTATTCGGAAACCGTAGTCAAAAGAAAAAGGCGAACGATGAAGAAGTAGAAAAAGCTGCGGGTAAGGCAATGAAAATATTAGACACAAGCGTCATTATCGATGGGCGTGTCGCGGATATTTGTCAGACTGGATTTTTAGAAGGTACGATTGTTATTCCTCAATTCGTTCTGGAAGAATTACAGCATATTGCTGATTCTTCTGATGTACTAAAACGAAACCGTGGAAGAAGAGGTTTGGATATTTTAAATCGAATTCAAAAGGAACTCGCCATAAAGGTTGAAATTTATGAGGGGGATTTTGAAGAAATCAGTGAAGTAGACTCCAAATTAGTGAAACTAGCAAAATTAACAAATGGGATTCTTGTGACCAATGATTTTAATCTTAATAAAGTGTGTGAATTGCAGAACGTTTCTGTTTTAAATATTAATGATTTAGCCAACGCTGTAAAACCTGTAGTCCTTCCAGGCGAAGAGTTGACAGTTCAGGTGATTAAGGACGGTAAGGAGTATCACCAAGGCGTTGCCTATTTAGACGATGGAACGATGATCGTGGTAGAAGAAGGAAGAGAATACATCGGTAAGAGAATTGAAGTTCTAGTAACTAGCGTGCTTCAAACATCAGCCGGCCGTATGATCTTTGCCAAACCAAAGTTGTTAGAGAAGGCACTATAA
- the sigH gene encoding RNA polymerase sporulation sigma factor SigH gives MSTDFGTKVNEHFFVMEDEEIVDLVHQGDSEALDYLIHKYRNFVRAKARSYFLIGADKEDIVQEGMIGLYKAIRDFREDKLTSFKAFAELCITRQIITAIKTATRQKHIPLNSYVSLDKPIYDEESDRTLMDVLSGAKVLDPEELIINQEEFDHIEIKMTELLSDLERKVLALYLDGQSYQEISEELNRHVKSIDNALQRVKRKLERYLEIREFSL, from the coding sequence TTGAGTACGGACTTCGGGACAAAGGTCAACGAACATTTTTTCGTAATGGAAGATGAGGAAATAGTCGATTTAGTGCACCAAGGTGATAGTGAGGCATTGGATTATTTAATCCATAAGTATCGTAATTTTGTACGTGCAAAAGCAAGGTCCTATTTTTTAATTGGAGCAGATAAAGAGGATATTGTTCAAGAAGGAATGATTGGGCTTTATAAGGCTATTCGTGATTTCCGTGAGGACAAGCTTACTTCCTTTAAGGCATTTGCTGAGCTGTGTATCACACGTCAGATTATTACAGCTATTAAGACCGCAACCCGGCAAAAACACATTCCGTTAAACTCTTATGTATCTTTGGACAAGCCTATATATGATGAAGAGTCCGATCGTACATTGATGGATGTCTTATCTGGTGCAAAGGTACTGGATCCGGAAGAATTGATCATTAATCAAGAAGAATTTGATCACATAGAAATTAAAATGACTGAATTATTAAGCGATTTAGAAAGAAAAGTACTGGCTCTTTATTTGGATGGTCAGTCCTATCAAGAGATCTCTGAGGAGCTAAACCGTCACGTGAAATCGATTGATAACGCCCTGCAGCGTGTAAAAAGAAAGCTGGAACGGTATTTAGAAATTCGCGAATTCTCATTATAA
- the ispD gene encoding 2-C-methyl-D-erythritol 4-phosphate cytidylyltransferase — translation MTYQVIIPAAGQGKRMGAGKNKLLLELNGIPVLIHTLKVFEEDEACTGIILAIHPQDEIEFKGLLNKYNVTKVISLVPGGDERQHSIYNALRTVKTSGIILVHDAARPFIQKGQIHRLTEKASGTGAAIIGVPAKDTMKKVKNGIVVETVERSSLWAVQTPQAFRISLLLEAYEKADTDSYIGTDDASLVERLNHPVAIVEGDYDNIKLTTPEDLYFAEAILKKREKEFC, via the coding sequence ATGACTTACCAAGTCATTATCCCGGCGGCAGGCCAGGGAAAAAGAATGGGAGCAGGAAAGAATAAGCTTTTGTTAGAACTTAATGGAATACCTGTGCTCATCCATACCTTAAAGGTATTCGAAGAGGATGAAGCATGCACGGGGATCATTCTAGCGATTCATCCTCAGGATGAAATAGAATTTAAAGGATTGCTAAATAAGTATAACGTAACGAAGGTCATCAGCTTGGTGCCAGGTGGAGATGAACGTCAGCATAGCATTTATAATGCCCTCCGAACAGTAAAAACGAGTGGAATTATCCTTGTTCATGATGCAGCCCGTCCTTTTATTCAAAAAGGACAAATCCACCGTTTAACTGAGAAAGCATCTGGTACAGGTGCAGCCATTATTGGAGTACCTGCTAAAGACACTATGAAAAAGGTTAAAAATGGTATCGTAGTGGAAACCGTCGAACGTTCAAGCTTGTGGGCTGTACAAACCCCACAAGCTTTTCGTATTTCGTTATTGCTCGAGGCTTACGAAAAAGCAGACACGGATTCCTATATTGGGACAGATGATGCAAGCCTGGTAGAAAGGCTGAATCATCCAGTTGCTATAGTAGAAGGCGATTACGATAATATTAAATTAACTACACCAGAAGATTTGTATTTCGCTGAAGCGATTTTGAAAAAGAGAGAAAAGGAGTTTTGTTGA
- the ispF gene encoding 2-C-methyl-D-erythritol 2,4-cyclodiphosphate synthase — MFRIGQGFDVHQLTEGRPLIIGGITIPYEKGLLGHSDADVLLHTVSDACLGAIGEGDIGKHFPDTDPDFKDADSAKLMAHVWQLVKDKGYELVNADCTIIAQKPKMAPYIEQMRVRIAELLEASPDQVNVKATTTEKLGFTGRGEGIASQAVVLLKKVNE, encoded by the coding sequence ATGTTTCGAATAGGCCAGGGATTTGATGTACACCAACTAACAGAGGGCCGTCCGCTTATCATAGGTGGAATTACTATTCCATATGAAAAAGGACTTTTAGGTCATTCTGATGCAGATGTATTATTACATACGGTATCCGATGCGTGCCTAGGTGCCATAGGGGAAGGGGATATCGGCAAGCATTTCCCTGATACTGACCCAGATTTTAAAGATGCAGATTCTGCAAAACTAATGGCACATGTTTGGCAGTTAGTCAAAGACAAAGGGTACGAACTAGTGAATGCGGACTGCACGATTATCGCGCAAAAACCAAAGATGGCACCATACATTGAGCAAATGCGTGTGCGGATTGCTGAATTATTGGAAGCCTCACCAGATCAAGTGAATGTAAAGGCAACGACAACAGAAAAGCTAGGCTTTACTGGCAGAGGAGAAGGAATTGCTTCCCAAGCAGTAGTATTATTAAAAAAGGTAAATGAATAG
- the cysE gene encoding serine O-acetyltransferase — MFKMMKEDIEVVFEQDPAARSYLEVILTYSGLHAIWAHRLAHAFFKKKLFFVARVISQVSRFFTGIEIHPGAKIGRRFFIDHGMGVVIGETCEIGDNVTVFQGVTLGGTGKEKGKRHPTIKDNALIATGAKVLGSITIGENSKIGAGSVVLKEVPPNSTVVGVPGRVVIQDGKRIKKDKDLNHCDLPDPVADRLKEMENELAILKQELDGIRKERIEVNGHSNL; from the coding sequence ATGTTCAAAATGATGAAAGAAGATATTGAAGTTGTTTTTGAACAAGATCCTGCAGCAAGAAGTTATTTAGAAGTTATCTTAACATACTCAGGTTTACATGCCATTTGGGCTCATCGGCTTGCACATGCATTTTTTAAGAAAAAGTTATTTTTCGTTGCCAGGGTTATATCTCAAGTAAGCCGGTTCTTTACGGGAATTGAAATTCACCCTGGGGCAAAAATAGGCAGAAGATTTTTTATCGACCATGGCATGGGAGTTGTGATTGGGGAAACATGCGAAATTGGTGATAATGTAACCGTGTTTCAAGGTGTTACCCTTGGAGGAACGGGTAAGGAGAAAGGGAAACGTCATCCAACGATTAAGGATAATGCCCTCATCGCAACAGGTGCAAAAGTGCTCGGTTCCATTACAATCGGTGAGAACTCGAAGATTGGTGCCGGTTCTGTTGTCTTAAAGGAAGTGCCGCCAAACTCTACAGTGGTTGGGGTTCCTGGAAGAGTGGTCATTCAGGATGGGAAAAGAATCAAAAAGGATAAGGATTTAAATCATTGTGATTTGCCAGACCCAGTTGCTGATCGCTTAAAAGAAATGGAAAACGAACTTGCTATATTAAAACAGGAATTAGACGGAATTAGAAAAGAAAGGATCGAAGTAAATGGCCATTCAAATTTATAA
- the disA gene encoding DNA integrity scanning diadenylate cyclase DisA, producing MENKKLGEQTINEVLQFIAPGTPIREGIDNVLRANTGGLIVVGYNDKVKSIVDGGFEINCPFSPSFLYELAKMDGAIILNELGNKILFANAQLAPNSEISSTETGMRHRTAERVARQTKSLVIAISQRRNVITLYQGNFRYSLKDISVILTKANQAIQTLEKYKVVIQHSITNLSILEFEESVTYNDFLLVLHRFEMVLKIKNELLTYLHELGTEGRLIRLQMNEILTELEDEIHLIIKDYACEREVKAREILQRMQALTASGNIEDVVLLKLMGYHGYVHLDEYKHPRGYRILHKIPRLPSIIIENLISSFGELSKIMIATVEELDEVEGIGEVRAKKIREGFKLVKDRLYTDRHL from the coding sequence ATGGAAAATAAAAAGCTTGGTGAACAAACGATAAATGAGGTCTTACAGTTTATTGCACCAGGAACCCCTATACGCGAGGGGATTGATAATGTACTACGAGCTAATACAGGTGGACTGATTGTTGTAGGCTACAACGACAAGGTAAAGAGTATTGTGGATGGTGGGTTTGAAATTAATTGCCCCTTCTCACCAAGCTTTTTATATGAATTGGCCAAAATGGACGGAGCCATCATCTTAAATGAATTAGGTAATAAAATTCTTTTTGCTAATGCCCAGCTTGCTCCGAATTCTGAAATTTCGTCTACGGAAACAGGGATGAGGCATCGGACAGCTGAGCGCGTGGCTAGACAAACAAAGTCCCTTGTTATTGCTATTTCCCAAAGGAGAAATGTTATTACCCTGTATCAAGGGAATTTCCGGTATTCGTTAAAAGATATTTCGGTGATTTTAACGAAAGCCAATCAGGCCATCCAGACGCTAGAAAAGTATAAAGTTGTTATACAGCATAGTATAACTAACCTAAGTATTTTAGAATTTGAAGAATCGGTCACCTATAACGACTTTCTACTAGTCCTGCATCGTTTCGAAATGGTGTTAAAGATTAAGAATGAATTATTAACATATTTGCATGAACTAGGTACAGAAGGACGGCTCATTCGTTTACAAATGAATGAAATATTAACAGAGTTAGAAGATGAAATACATTTGATTATTAAGGATTATGCATGTGAACGAGAGGTTAAGGCACGGGAGATTCTCCAGCGAATGCAGGCGTTGACAGCAAGCGGCAACATTGAGGATGTCGTGTTGCTAAAACTTATGGGGTATCATGGATATGTACACCTTGATGAATATAAGCATCCACGCGGGTATCGCATCCTTCATAAAATTCCGAGACTGCCGTCTATTATTATTGAAAACTTAATCAGTAGTTTTGGGGAACTCTCCAAGATTATGATAGCCACAGTAGAAGAACTGGATGAGGTAGAAGGCATTGGCGAAGTCCGGGCCAAAAAGATTAGGGAAGGGTTTAAATTAGTAAAAGATCGCCTATACACCGACCGTCATCTATAG